The genomic window TATCtctacaaatatatatttaccaagAGTTTATAATTGTCACTATCGTCAGTCCATTTGAAcaatctttaataaacaaaaatatatatatatatatatattcgcaAGTTATTGTTTCCGTCCCAgttggacgatttttaaaaaatacacatacatttgAAAGTGTTGCAGTTGAATGGGAATgacacatttctttttttactcgGAAAAAATCACAGGAACAAATACAAAATTCTTACCGAGACTTAGAATGGGCAAATGCGAAATGTTGAAAAACATCAAAACGACATGGATGAGGAGAACACGAGACGATGTGAACGACagagatttactctatattgaCACGAATGCAAGAACTGTAAATAAGGTCGGTAGAGGGATGGAAGCCATATCGCATCAGCTGCATATCCTCCaaagatatatttgtaaaaatggtTAGCAATGATGGAATAAATTCGAAGGATGTCCTTTTTTCAGTTTGatataatgatacatatatACCCCTGTATGATAACGTTCACCGTGGCAAGTACATATTCAAGATCAACAACTTAGATATTTGGGTTTCCGATGCTGGTTCTCGGGCAGTAGTAGGAAGAAGCCGGAATGTTCTGCACTTTAATCGGGATTACTTCGCTTTTCAGCAATTTGTTTCAGTCAAATGGACTTACTACAAGCAGCTCCATTCGGATTATGTCGGCGGATTACAAAAATGGAAAGACATGTATCCACATCGTGGATGTGGATTGTCAGAATCATATTACATGTTTgtcaaaatattatcaaaagcATGCAATCTGCCTTAATTAAACCATTCGGTCTGTGCTTTCGGGGATCCAATAACGACTTGTTTGTGGTTGAGGAGACTGGCATGTGGTTGAGGAGAGTGGGAATGTGAAACAAATTAAGTAcgttaaggtattcaatgtataacgaccacattttgtaccttataaatgaatggtccaatattcttaatcatgatatcattttgaaggtgttatcaaataaaaatactccaccaaaggaattttcaaaattttgattatggtccaactaatCACACCtggaattttgcattgaagtcttTGGGCAACGTATGTTATcgtaagatattgtaaaaagtaacttaaaattcgcaaaactctcttggttaatacatgcataaactttctctttattaaaatatgaaataaaatgaatcatttaccgcagattttttgacgaaattaaaattttctttttttttcatcaatgggagataactctttaaaaaaaataaggtgcAAAAAGACCGGCTCCCTATATGTTGTCTGTCATgcgaatttggttcatttctcTTTCATAGCTATCtagaaatacatatttaactagtttaaaatggtttaaaatgGTTCAATATCCCtccattatacattgaataccttaagtTAGAAATGCATGACTTTGTATATTTAATTCTCGTACTTGAACGTTGTTTTACTCGATGGCTAATCAGTTTAAAACTGTATGAACTATAGtcgattttttaaagaagtaaagcagaaaatacattgtagatgttattataaatgtGTGTTTTTAGCAAAACTGCTTAAGTTTTCCACATGCTTACTCATGGATGTGAACACCGGATGCTGATGAGTAAAAAGAAGCACctttttcgataaaaaaaaattgttggggTTTTTCataaagaattacatgtatatgtaaattacGGTACGTTGTAAAAgattctttaaataagcaattttaaaagcatttatttgagataatttcagtattgatattataaatggggagaattgcctttaaataggcattacaagttttcaaaaaaaaatcattagtccgagagaaagggggggggggtttcgacccccggaaccccccccccccccccctctggatccgccaatggtTAACACTGACGTAGGTGCGTTCAGAGTTGTACCATTGGTGGATTTGGAAACGACCACTGGCAGCATTTGGTTGCCATCGGTGAACTATGGTAGCCAATTGTAACCGAATGCTACCATTTGTAGCAATTTTTACTTGTAGAACTATGAACGATATTTggtcaaattaaaacaaatggtATCCCTTGGTTACAGTTGGTcaccaattgttaccattttaaaccaatgaaataagaaaaatggaCGACAAAAATAAGTTAATTCTTAGAGCAGTTTTAACATCTATACAAACACAGAGTGGTCAAAATTATCTCGCAATGATTAACCATATTAGCACCACAAGCATGCTTGCAGAAACTTTTCTACAACAAAAAGAGGAGATCACAAGAATAAGAAACTATTGTGACCAAATTATCCCAAGGTATATGCCTGATGAATTTAGAAGTCATTTCAGACTTACAAGAGATTCTTTTGATTGCTTATCGACGCAAATAGGCAATTGTGAAACGTACAACAAGCCACATGGGCCAGAAGTTGACCCTATTAAGGATACTCTAATGTTCCTATGGTACATAGGTGGgttctgaaattgtataatttgcTATATCAATGCAAGTTATTATCATCATTTATATTCTGTTACTAATAAATTGAAATGTCTAATCCTTTAACAAACATTTGTACAATCTAGTAATCTACATCTTTCTTTTCAATCATCCACCAATAGGTAATCTGGAGAGTTTCCGGTCAATGGCAAATAGGTTTGACGTAGGAAAAATTTCCTTTCACTTGAGTATTTCAAGAGTTGCAAGAACATTAGTGGACGAAATAATGCCATCTGTTATACAGTGGCCTCGTGGTGCAAAAGCCCAGGAGATAAGTGATGCATTTGGAGAGATCTCGGGACTCCTCAATGTTCTTGGGGCAGTTGATGGATCGCACATTCCTATTAAGGCTCCCAGAGAAAATCCTAATGCGtattataatagaaaaaagTTTCATTCAGTGGTACTTTTAGCTACATGTGATGCAAATTTGCAATTCACATATGTTTGGACGGGCAATCCAGGCAGCACCCACGATGCGTCTGTACTCAGATCATCAGAATTGTTTGTTTCCCCCAGGGTTCTATTTACTAGGGGATTCAGCTTTTCCACTCCTAGGCTGGCTTGTGACACCATTTAGAGACTTTGGTAACTTAACAAGAGGCCAACGTCTCTTTAATGTGTGTCACAGCAAGACTAGACAAGTTATTGAGAGAAGTTTTGGGCTTTTGAAGGTCAGATTTAGACGTCTGCTTAGATTTGATGCTTGTGACATGGACTTGATTGTCAAAACCATTCTTTCAGCTTGtgttttacacaatatttgcaTCAAAATGAATGAGGAAAATTTTGATCTGTTTGATGATAACACCGACAACCATGCTTGTGATAATGCAGAATCAAGACCTAGTGGCTATCAAATGAATGGTGTACGACTACGAAATGACATAATGCAGCATCTTgttcaattaaattgaattttagagTTAGCCACTCA from Magallana gigas chromosome 9, xbMagGiga1.1, whole genome shotgun sequence includes these protein-coding regions:
- the LOC136271912 gene encoding uncharacterized protein, encoding MDDKNKLILRAVLTSIQTQSGQNYLAMINHISTTSMLAETFLQQKEEITRIRNYCDQIIPRYMPDEFRSHFRLTRDSFDCLSTQIGNCETYNKPHGPEVDPIKDTLMFLWYIGNLESFRSMANRFDVGKISFHLSISRVARTLVDEIMPSVIQWPRGAKAQEISDAFGEISGLLNVLGAVDGSHIPIKAPRENPNAYYNRKKFHSVVLLATCDANLQFTYVWTGNPGSTHDASVLRSSELFVSPRVLFTRGFSFSTPRLACDTI